One part of the Musa acuminata AAA Group cultivar baxijiao chromosome BXJ1-5, Cavendish_Baxijiao_AAA, whole genome shotgun sequence genome encodes these proteins:
- the LOC135675042 gene encoding F-box/kelch-repeat protein At1g57790-like, which yields MVGRPFKGEGEKRAKCTEEEGKEEERVDWSNLDMNILQLIADQLTVDIADYIHFHGVCKTWHAVNHHGRTHPPQLPWLLMRCDYDINRLIFYSFSDERFHSIRPPTNDEHIVGSCDGWLVLDHKTSRFLSLLNPLTGARIHLPALPSYLINIEDYYPSILKIAISSNPSMYDHDCIIVIISTLNDALFSIRLWEDDLWALLDDRSKYHDVTYFKGNLYAVDEIAQVFIFNSFFEKVAIVGPQW from the coding sequence ATGGTTGGAAGACCTTTTAAGGGTGAAGGAGAAAAGAGAGCTAAATGCacagaagaagaagggaaagaagaggAAAGAGTTGATTGGTCAAATCTCGATATGAATATACTGCAACTCATTGCCGATCAACTCACCGTCGACATTGCTGATTATATTCATTTTCATGGCGTCTGCAAGACATGGCACGCTGTCAACCACCATGGTCGCACGCATCCTCCTCAACTCCCATGGTTGCTCATGAGATGTGACTACGATATCAATCGTCTCATCTTCTACTCCTTCTCAGATGAAAGATTTCACTCAATTCGACCTCCAACAAATGATGAACACATCGTTGGCTCATGTGATGGATGGCTGGTCCTTGATCATAAAACTTCTCGATTCCTCTCTCTCCTAAATCCTCTCACAGGTGCTCGTATCCATCTCCCGGCGCTCCCGAGTTATTTAATAAACATTGAAGATTATTACCCATCCATATTGAAGATTGCAATATCTTCAAACCCATCAATGTATGATCATGATTGCATCATCGTCATTATCTCCACCTTGAATGATGCGCTCTTCTCTATCCGTTTATGGGAGGATGATTTATgggctttgttggatgataggagcAAGTATCATGATGTCACTTACTTCAAAGGAAACTTATATGCTGTAGACGAAATTGCACAGGTGTTCATCTTCAATTCATTCTTTGAGAAAGTGGCTATCGTCGGTCCTCAATGGTAA
- the LOC135675043 gene encoding putative F-box protein At1g65770 has translation MEAELSEGESEERAQSKKQEIEERADWSNLKADALKLIADRLIINITDYICFRCVCKAWRATNPRSRSHPPQLPWLVLGCEDDFDRLVFYSFSDSRVHKIKLPTIGDMVVINGSSDGWLVLEDRPSSSISLLNPLTGVQIHLPSAPGQLRSTHDNADTSITKEFMQALIWKISMSSNPLATDQDCTMIVIASWNRALLSIRFGHDDDWSLLDDTTVYLDVIYFKGSFYAIDYTAQVFVFDSQLKKVAITEPRQESTDTLWQFAELSGELVVLGNMVSENPIVDEWEGTMTFTTERIDILKLNMEGVKVKHNMLWECPNGVRVLPDLPISHNEVGRLGTLTLSLPKVRQSGTLTLIWALQSMLVKHPYSP, from the exons ATGGAAGCGGAACTGTCGGAGGGTGAAAGCGAAGAGAGGGCTCAAAGCAAGAAACAAGAGATAGAGGAGAGGGCTGATTGGTCGAACCTCAAAGCTGATGCGTTGAAACTCATCGCCGATCGACTGATCATCAATATCACCGACTACATCTGTTTTCGTTGTGTTTGCAAGGCATGGCGTGCCACCAACCCTCGGAGCCGCTCGCACCCTCCCCAGCTCCCGTGGCTTGTTCTGGGATGCGAAGATGACTTCGACCGTCTCGTCTTCTACTCCTTCTCGGACTCGAGAGTCCACAAGATCAAGCTTCCAACGATCGGTGATATGGTCGTCATCAATGGCTCGTCCGATGGATGGCTCGTCCTCGAAGATAGACCTTCCTCGAGCATCTCTCTTCTCAATCCTCTCACAGGTGTTCAAATCCATCTCCCATCGGCCCCAGGTCAACTGAGGAGCACTCATGACAATGCCGATACGAGCATCACAAAGGAATTCATGCAAGCACTGATTTGGAAGATTTCGATGTCTTCAAACCCACTGGCGACCGATCAAGATTGCACCATGATTGTTATCGCCTCTTGGAACCGTGCTCTCCTATCCATTCGTTTCGGGCACGACGATGACTGGAGCTTGCTAGATGACACGACCGTGTACCTCGATGTCATCTACTTCAAAGGAAGCTTTTATGCTATAGATTACACCGCACAAGTCTTCGTGTTCGACTCCCAACTCAAGAAGGTGGCCATCACCGAGCCTCGACAAGAATCGACCGACACGTTATGGCAGTTCGCAGAGTTATCAGGTGAGCTCGTAGTCCTTGGAAACATGGTGTCCGAGAACCCTATCGTCGATGAGTGGGAAGGTACTATGACGTTCACGACGGAGAGGATCGATATCTTAAAGTTGAACATGGAAG GTGTGAAGGTCAAGCACAACATGCTTTGGGAATGCCCAAATGGAGTCAGGGTACTACCCGACCTCCCCATCTCACATAATGAGGTGGGGAGGTTGGGCACCCTAACCCTCTCGTTGCCCAAGGTGAGGCAGTCAGGTACCTTGACACTCATTTGGGCACTCCAAAGCATGTTGGTCAAGCACCCCTACTCCCCTTGA